A region from the Triticum urartu cultivar G1812 chromosome 1, Tu2.1, whole genome shotgun sequence genome encodes:
- the LOC125532960 gene encoding serine/threonine-protein phosphatase 7 long form homolog: MEMPESQCSGNPRGIPLVWLRDNFLNFSSFANEETRKRHLFAYLLWLLGNLFPNSHGDVVVPGLIYIAENMVDEPLPEQPKYSFGSAMLSHTYRGLCDATQKTSFAQKAPLLCVAYEFLQLWSWEYLPVGRPRIVQPIYPYDFSEGACATMATRWTKARKRWSPDIAKNCYPMYHQQFEILDEAEVTWNPWTQDQLKMVFDARHFTPGMLTDSAFWLTRCNLLFLWCVEPYNPERVMRQFGLYQEIPPPFPRRIDEETHKLTNMGRGWSLYDWREENIEWVHKWENEALADIVHQLRPYDGSTDQAYKQWYCMNTRASLASQPANIL, translated from the exons ATGGAAATGCCAGAATCACAATGTTCTGGTAACCCTCGGGGCATCCCACTCGTCTGGCTTCGTGATAACTTTCTTAATTTTTCTAGCTTCGCCAATGAGGAGACGAGAAAAAGACATCTGTTTGCGTATTTGTTGTGGCTCCTCGGGAATCTATTTCCAAATTCACATGGGGACGTTGTTGTCCCTGGTCTCATCTACATTGCAGAGAATATGGTAGATGAACCTTTACCCGAGCAGCCAAAATACAGCTTCGGTTCTGCCATGCTATCTCATACATACAGAGGCTTGTGTGATGCCACGCAAAAAACCTCTTTCGCACAAAAAGCTCCATTACTTTGTGTCGCCTATGAGTTTCTACAGTTGTGGTCCTGGGAATACCTCCCTGTAGGACGACCTCGTATAGTACAACCCATATACCCATACGACTTTAGCGAGGGTGCTTGCGCAACTATGGCCACCAGGTGGACAAAGGCACGGAAACGTTGGTCTCCAGATATTGCGAAAAATTGTTACCCTATGTACCACCAGCAGTTTGAGATACTTGATGAGGCAGAAGTCACATGGAACCCGTGGACTCAGGACCAGCTAAAAATGGTCTTTGATGCTCGACACTTCACACCAGGCATGTTGACCGATAGTGCATTCTGGCTGACTCGCTGCAACTTATTGTTCCTGTGGTGTGTTGAGCCTTACAACCCAGAGCGTGTAATGAGACAGTTCGGTCTCTATCAAGAAATTCCACCACCTTTTCCCAGACGTATCGACGAGGAAACACATAA GCTAACCAATATGGGCAGGGGTTGGAGTTTATACGATTGGAGGGAAGAGAACATTGAATGGGTACACAAGTGGGAAAATGAAGCGCTAGCAGATATAGTGCATCAACTTAG